A region of Rhizorhabdus wittichii RW1 DNA encodes the following proteins:
- a CDS encoding 3-oxoacid CoA-transferase, A subunit (TIGRFAM: 3-oxoacid CoA-transferase, A subunit~PFAM: coenzyme A transferase) produces MQKIFDSPAAALDELLFDGMSIMSGGFGLSGNPESLIPEIRASGVKDLTIISNNAGADGFGLWMLLESRQVKKMISSYVGENKLFESQYLSGDLELELNPQGTLAERIRAGGAGIPAFYTKTGVGTVVAEGKPVETFEGEEYVRETWLRADLSIIKAWRADAAGNLMFRKTARNFNPNMATAGKVTVVEVEEIVAEGSFDPDCIHTPGIYVDRIVLSTINEKRIEKLTTRPKEIAA; encoded by the coding sequence ATGCAGAAAATATTTGACAGTCCCGCCGCCGCGTTGGACGAACTCCTGTTCGATGGCATGTCGATCATGTCCGGCGGCTTTGGTCTGTCGGGTAATCCCGAAAGCCTGATCCCGGAAATCCGCGCGAGCGGCGTGAAAGACCTGACGATCATTTCGAACAATGCGGGCGCCGACGGCTTTGGCCTGTGGATGCTGCTGGAAAGCCGGCAGGTTAAGAAGATGATCTCCTCCTATGTCGGGGAGAACAAACTGTTCGAGAGCCAGTATCTGTCGGGCGACCTCGAACTGGAACTGAACCCGCAGGGGACGCTGGCCGAACGCATTCGCGCTGGCGGCGCAGGCATTCCGGCTTTCTACACCAAGACCGGGGTAGGCACCGTCGTCGCTGAAGGAAAACCGGTCGAGACGTTCGAGGGCGAGGAGTATGTCCGCGAAACCTGGCTGCGCGCAGACCTGTCGATCATCAAGGCGTGGCGGGCGGACGCCGCAGGCAATCTGATGTTCCGCAAGACCGCGCGAAACTTCAATCCGAACATGGCGACAGCGGGTAAGGTTACCGTCGTGGAGGTCGAGGAAATCGTGGCCGAAGGCAGTTTCGACCCTGACTGCATCCATACGCCCGGTATCTATGTCGACCGCATCGTACTGAGTACGATCAACGAAAAGCGGATCGAAAAGCTGACCACCCGTCCGAAGGAAATTGCGGCATGA
- a CDS encoding Dehydrogenase with different specificities produces MRTDGVAVETFGRIDILINNVGGAIRMRPYAAFTPKQIDAEIRRSLMPTLYCCHAVLPTMLKQGVGTIVNLSSNATRGIRRVPYSAAKGGINGLTQALAMEYAQDGIRVVATAPGGTQAPSRRVPRNPDGDNQQEQAWMAEAVGQVTSSAFMKRYGTLDEQIAPILFLASDEASYITGSILPVAGGDLG; encoded by the coding sequence TTGCGAACCGACGGGGTCGCGGTCGAGACCTTTGGACGCATCGATATATTGATCAACAATGTCGGCGGCGCGATCCGCATGCGTCCCTATGCTGCGTTCACGCCTAAACAGATCGATGCGGAAATCCGCCGCTCGCTGATGCCGACGCTATATTGCTGCCATGCAGTCCTGCCTACCATGCTGAAGCAGGGCGTCGGGACGATCGTCAACCTCTCATCCAACGCCACGCGTGGTATCCGGCGAGTGCCCTATTCGGCGGCGAAGGGCGGCATTAACGGCCTGACGCAGGCGCTGGCGATGGAATATGCGCAGGATGGCATCCGGGTCGTTGCCACCGCACCGGGCGGCACACAAGCTCCGTCGCGAAGGGTTCCTCGCAATCCTGACGGCGACAATCAACAGGAACAGGCGTGGATGGCGGAAGCCGTAGGTCAGGTGACGTCTTCTGCGTTCATGAAACGCTATGGCACGCTTGACGAGCAGATCGCGCCCATTCTGTTCCTCGCGTCGGACGAGGCAAGCTATATTACCGGATCGATTCTGCCCGTCGCGGGCGGGGATTTAGGCTGA
- a CDS encoding transcriptional regulator, LysR family (PFAM: regulatory protein, LysR; LysR, substrate-binding), with translation MLHWDDLRLFLAVARAGRLTKAGQALGINHTTVARRLTALEEALGAHLFDRTSRGVAMTAAGTLLLDHAERAEREFEAAAAALSGRAEAIAGEVRLATPEAFGTYIVAPNIVDFHARYPGLLLELMPESRAVSLANREADIAITVDRPPRGKLVVRKLCDYRLGLYASADYLACHPPIRNAQDVAAQPFVGYIDQMIDMHGLRYLSEVADETRPVFRSSSIVAQQKAVASGVGLGLLHRFSADSEPGLVRILPEQVEITRSYWLVLRPEHQKSPRTRAVIDFIDDLLARYRTRL, from the coding sequence ATGCTCCATTGGGATGATCTTCGCCTGTTTCTGGCCGTCGCACGCGCTGGCCGCCTCACCAAGGCGGGGCAGGCCCTGGGCATCAATCACACCACCGTCGCCCGCCGCCTGACCGCGCTGGAGGAAGCACTGGGCGCGCATTTGTTCGACCGCACCTCGCGCGGGGTGGCTATGACTGCGGCAGGCACGCTGTTGCTCGATCATGCCGAACGCGCCGAACGGGAATTTGAGGCAGCGGCAGCGGCGCTGTCCGGCCGGGCCGAAGCGATCGCGGGGGAAGTCCGCCTCGCCACGCCCGAAGCCTTCGGCACCTATATCGTCGCGCCTAACATCGTGGATTTTCACGCCCGCTATCCAGGCCTGTTGCTGGAGCTGATGCCCGAGTCCCGCGCCGTCAGTCTCGCCAACCGAGAGGCCGACATCGCCATCACCGTCGATCGACCGCCACGGGGCAAGCTGGTGGTGCGCAAATTGTGCGATTATCGGCTCGGCCTTTACGCTTCGGCTGATTATCTCGCCTGCCACCCGCCTATTCGCAACGCGCAGGACGTCGCTGCGCAGCCCTTTGTCGGCTATATCGACCAGATGATCGACATGCACGGCCTGCGCTACCTGTCCGAAGTCGCGGACGAGACACGCCCCGTATTCCGCTCCAGTTCGATCGTCGCGCAGCAGAAGGCGGTGGCGTCCGGCGTAGGCCTGGGCTTGCTCCACCGCTTTTCCGCTGACAGCGAACCGGGCCTTGTCCGCATCCTGCCTGAGCAAGTGGAAATCACGCGCAGCTACTGGCTCGTCCTTCGCCCCGAGCACCAGAAGTCGCCTCGGACCCGCGCCGTCATCGACTTTATCGACGACCTGCTGGCCAGATACCGCACGCGCCTTTGA
- a CDS encoding transposase, IS4 family (PFAM: transposase, IS4 family protein), with product MNTKLHAVTDGRGRPISFFMTAGQVSDYTGAAALLDGLPKADWLLGDRGYDADWFRDALEEKGITPCIPGRKSRKKLVKYDKRRYKGRNRIEIMFGRLKDWRRVATRYDRCPNVFLSAVALAATVMFWL from the coding sequence ATGAACACCAAGCTTCACGCTGTCACGGATGGCAGGGGCCGTCCGATCAGCTTCTTCATGACCGCGGGTCAGGTCAGCGATTACACCGGCGCGGCCGCCTTGTTGGACGGCCTACCCAAAGCAGACTGGCTGCTGGGCGACCGGGGCTATGATGCCGACTGGTTCCGCGATGCCCTTGAGGAAAAAGGGATTACCCCTTGCATCCCAGGCAGAAAGTCCCGCAAAAAGCTCGTCAAATACGACAAGCGCCGATACAAAGGTCGCAACAGGATCGAGATCATGTTCGGCCGTCTCAAAGACTGGAGGCGCGTCGCAACACGCTACGACAGGTGCCCCAACGTCTTCCTCTCCGCCGTCGCTCTCGCCGCAACCGTCATGTTCTGGCTATGA
- a CDS encoding TonB-dependent receptor (PFAM: TonB-dependent receptor; TonB-dependent receptor, plug), which produces MKACLKTSVSLSVMMIASPVWAQASQDAKTPASTVVDSTQPQETTVAGLQDIIVTAQRRSENLQNAAIAVTAVSSDQLIRSGVTDATKLTAVAPSLQVGTVTGAYNSFYLRGVGNFATTALNDAAIAFSVDGVFIARPSSSTGVFYDLERIEVLKGPQGTLYGRNATGGAINIITAKPKLGEFGGYLIGEYGNYDRRQLQAAINVPVGNDGAVRVAGQVTRRDGFYSDGTGDERSEAGRMQIALRSSQSLRLRVSFDYSHQGGLGPGGTYPDLINKDRQIGFLDPRAGAIAASTFIGFAGNFLKPLTTRPYFNNRYYGASVQADLDTSIGTLTFLPAYRRSELDLLSIASGLVNTQQEKDDQVSGELRLASPDRGLIRYLVGIYGIHEDIRSKYLFNEQYFGANGTNNANTDSIAAFGRLTFALTDRFRINAGARYTVDRKSVMTDSYQANVLCFSPNHLCIGGPSLPEDYGAFEQFASARPAFPTPFGTTGNFVSITHPIVNAERTFKKLTWRGGVEFDAGQRSLIYATVETGFKAGGFFSSIDDPTYQPETITAYTVGSKNRFLDNRLQLNLEAFYWDYRNQQVSTFRTNSIGGTEFVTQNVGKARFYGLEADANILATPTTLLTVNAQYLNARNTSFVYTSANQSPPGSPPSPPATGCPATLSTDVRTYTVNCSGFTPAQAPKWLITLGAQQTVELGSAGKLVFNAQARHQSRTFTGSELLNSEIQRAYWIGDGEISYHPVGDRFTIAAYVNNVTNKQIVAQSIPFPIYFPLVAQTLRPPRTYGVRAQVKF; this is translated from the coding sequence ATGAAAGCCTGTCTTAAGACATCGGTGTCGTTGAGCGTCATGATGATTGCGTCTCCCGTATGGGCGCAGGCCTCCCAGGATGCCAAGACGCCCGCATCGACCGTCGTCGACTCAACGCAGCCGCAGGAAACGACCGTGGCGGGCCTCCAGGACATCATCGTCACCGCCCAGCGCCGTAGCGAAAATCTCCAGAATGCAGCGATAGCCGTGACCGCCGTGTCCTCGGACCAGTTGATCCGATCGGGGGTAACCGACGCGACCAAACTTACCGCCGTCGCGCCGTCGCTTCAGGTAGGAACAGTCACGGGCGCCTATAACTCGTTTTACCTGCGGGGCGTCGGTAACTTTGCCACCACAGCTCTCAACGATGCTGCGATCGCCTTCAGCGTCGACGGCGTATTTATCGCGCGTCCTTCGTCCAGCACGGGGGTCTTCTACGATCTCGAGCGGATCGAAGTCCTCAAGGGGCCGCAGGGAACCCTTTACGGGCGCAACGCCACTGGCGGCGCGATCAACATCATTACCGCCAAGCCTAAGCTGGGCGAGTTTGGTGGTTACCTGATCGGCGAGTACGGCAATTACGATCGACGCCAGCTGCAGGCGGCCATCAACGTGCCGGTCGGTAACGACGGGGCCGTGCGGGTGGCGGGGCAGGTCACGCGGCGCGACGGATTCTATTCGGATGGCACGGGTGACGAGCGCAGCGAAGCCGGACGCATGCAGATCGCGCTTCGGTCATCGCAATCGTTGCGCCTGCGCGTCTCGTTCGATTACTCGCATCAAGGTGGCCTTGGGCCGGGGGGCACGTACCCCGATCTCATCAACAAGGACCGCCAGATCGGGTTCCTCGATCCACGCGCAGGCGCCATCGCCGCCTCTACGTTCATCGGGTTTGCCGGGAACTTCTTGAAGCCGCTGACGACCAGGCCATATTTCAACAACCGATATTACGGCGCAAGCGTACAGGCCGACCTTGATACCAGCATCGGCACACTGACCTTCCTGCCGGCCTATCGACGCAGCGAGCTTGACCTGCTCTCGATTGCGTCGGGCCTCGTCAATACCCAGCAGGAGAAGGACGATCAGGTCTCGGGCGAATTGCGGCTGGCATCGCCCGATCGGGGACTGATCCGCTATCTCGTCGGAATATACGGCATCCACGAAGACATCCGATCCAAGTACCTGTTCAATGAGCAATATTTCGGCGCCAACGGCACCAACAACGCCAATACCGACAGTATAGCGGCGTTCGGCCGGCTCACGTTTGCCCTGACGGATCGTTTTCGTATCAACGCCGGTGCACGCTATACCGTAGATCGCAAATCGGTGATGACCGATTCGTATCAAGCGAACGTATTATGCTTCTCGCCAAATCATCTCTGCATCGGCGGACCATCACTGCCGGAAGACTATGGCGCGTTCGAGCAGTTCGCCAGTGCCCGTCCAGCCTTTCCGACGCCGTTCGGAACGACGGGCAACTTCGTGTCCATCACCCACCCGATCGTCAATGCCGAACGGACCTTCAAGAAGCTGACCTGGCGCGGCGGCGTGGAATTCGACGCAGGGCAGCGCTCGCTGATTTATGCGACCGTGGAGACCGGCTTCAAGGCGGGCGGTTTCTTTTCGAGCATAGACGATCCTACCTATCAACCGGAGACGATCACCGCATACACGGTGGGATCGAAGAACCGATTTCTCGACAATCGACTCCAGCTGAACCTTGAGGCGTTCTACTGGGACTATCGGAACCAGCAGGTGTCGACGTTCCGAACCAATTCAATTGGCGGGACGGAGTTCGTCACGCAGAACGTGGGCAAGGCCCGTTTTTATGGACTGGAGGCGGATGCGAACATCCTTGCAACGCCGACGACGTTGCTGACGGTCAATGCGCAGTATCTGAATGCGCGCAACACGTCGTTCGTCTATACTTCCGCCAATCAAAGCCCGCCCGGGTCGCCGCCCTCCCCGCCAGCGACGGGCTGCCCGGCGACGCTGTCGACGGATGTTCGCACGTATACGGTCAACTGCAGCGGCTTCACACCAGCGCAGGCGCCCAAGTGGCTCATCACGCTGGGCGCGCAGCAAACAGTGGAACTCGGTAGCGCCGGAAAGCTGGTGTTCAACGCCCAGGCACGACACCAGAGCCGCACCTTCACGGGATCGGAACTGCTGAATTCAGAGATCCAGCGTGCTTACTGGATAGGGGATGGTGAAATCAGCTATCATCCGGTCGGAGACCGTTTCACGATCGCCGCCTATGTGAACAACGTGACGAACAAGCAGATCGTCGCACAATCGATCCCGTTCCCGATCTACTTTCCCTTGGTCGCCCAGACACTGCGACCGCCGCGCACGTATGGCGTGCGCGCCCAGGTCAAGTTTTGA
- a CDS encoding 3-oxoadipate enol-lactonase (PFAM: alpha/beta hydrolase fold), protein MAFTQRPGAHLYWKRDGRDDGPALVLLNSIGTDMDLWDGLLPRLRDRFALLRIDARGHGASVAGAGDYSLAMLADDVFAIADDAGFDRFSVAGVSLGGMIAMEMALRAPTRIEKLMPVCTSATMDAASWDDRIATVRRDGMAAIVDLVMGRFLSDAAEPAVFQAVLRQLLAMDREGYAGCGAAIRDMALADRITGIACPTLIVTGTRDTSTPFKGHGDHLLAQIPGAAHVELEAAHLAPLEASDALADTITLFLET, encoded by the coding sequence ATGGCCTTCACCCAGCGCCCCGGAGCGCATCTTTATTGGAAGCGTGACGGCCGGGATGACGGGCCTGCGCTGGTTCTGCTTAACTCCATCGGCACCGACATGGACTTGTGGGACGGGCTGTTGCCACGCCTGCGCGACCGCTTTGCGCTGTTGCGCATTGATGCCCGCGGGCATGGAGCGTCTGTAGCAGGGGCGGGCGACTATTCACTGGCGATGCTGGCGGACGACGTCTTTGCCATCGCCGATGACGCCGGGTTCGACCGCTTTTCCGTTGCGGGCGTATCCTTGGGCGGGATGATCGCGATGGAGATGGCGTTGCGTGCACCCACGCGGATCGAAAAGCTGATGCCCGTCTGCACATCTGCGACGATGGATGCAGCATCCTGGGATGACCGCATCGCCACAGTCAGGCGCGATGGCATGGCCGCCATAGTCGATCTGGTTATGGGACGCTTCTTGTCGGACGCGGCCGAACCGGCGGTGTTTCAGGCGGTGCTCCGCCAATTGCTGGCGATGGATCGCGAGGGTTATGCCGGTTGCGGCGCGGCGATCCGCGATATGGCTCTGGCGGACCGGATCACCGGTATCGCATGCCCAACCCTGATCGTCACCGGCACTCGCGACACGTCGACTCCATTTAAGGGCCATGGCGACCATCTGCTCGCCCAAATACCCGGCGCAGCTCATGTCGAGTTGGAAGCCGCGCATCTGGCACCGCTTGAAGCGTCCGACGCACTGGCGGACACAATTACCCTGTTTCTGGAGACCTGA
- a CDS encoding protein of unknown function DUF1526 (PFAM: protein of unknown function DUF1526) yields MFSSDEIRDLPPVISGPRFATYLRVTNNDVDHALALYQWNLEISAAFIVPLQVCEVAARNGVVEAIKKVHGPNWPWSNGFIRSLPVPKKAYHYNPQNNLRDVAARQPTTGKVVAELNFAFWERCSRSAKITAFGFPMETSMPHSRAFLTQHPFPRPVRPPSTHC; encoded by the coding sequence ATGTTCAGCTCCGACGAAATTCGCGATCTTCCTCCCGTCATTTCCGGCCCGCGATTCGCCACATATCTGCGCGTCACAAACAACGATGTCGATCACGCGCTCGCTCTGTACCAGTGGAATCTGGAAATTTCGGCGGCCTTTATCGTGCCGTTGCAAGTGTGCGAAGTCGCGGCGCGCAACGGCGTCGTCGAGGCGATCAAGAAGGTGCATGGGCCAAACTGGCCATGGTCGAACGGTTTCATTCGCAGCCTGCCGGTTCCCAAGAAGGCCTACCACTACAATCCGCAGAACAATCTGCGCGACGTTGCCGCAAGGCAGCCGACGACCGGCAAGGTGGTGGCGGAACTCAACTTCGCCTTCTGGGAAAGGTGTTCACGGTCGGCCAAGATAACCGCCTTTGGCTTCCCAATGGAAACTTCAATGCCTCATTCCCGGGCGTTCCTAACGCAACACCCATTCCCACGGCCCGTGCGGCCGCCTTCAACGCACTGCTGA
- a CDS encoding phage integrase family protein (PFAM: phage integrase family protein), with product MPRSMHKLSPRRVTTLSAPGWYGDGGGLYLRIKTDGSKRWAFTYERNKRRHEMGLGAVVDVPLAKAREEAAAARQLWIDGLDPIEQRRTTGQAEPERKPEAVPETVKQSGSPLFGPFAEAYIDTQEEGWKNPKHRQQWRNTIKTHGKSLLTIPVDVITVDDVVAVLQPIWRSTPETAGRLRGRIENILDAAKASKHIAGPWENPARWRGNLIHLLHRRGRKSQVRHHPAIPFEDLPDFILRLRRRPALVARALEFTILCATRTNETLRMTWSEVNLDDAVWNVAADRMKMGVEHRIPLPDRVVEILREIAKGTNCDPGTFVFEGQKIGKPLSQMSMTMVLRRIKLGHYTVHGMRSAFRDYMGEMTNHPESVVEQALAHQIGDETTRAYRRGDAFLKRRALMKDWEGYLDSKAVKSKQAKGRRKPDSARLAASRNHHGLGEDLRREIVTAS from the coding sequence ATGCCACGCTCAATGCACAAGCTTAGCCCTCGACGCGTCACCACGCTGTCTGCGCCCGGATGGTATGGCGATGGCGGCGGCCTTTACCTCCGCATCAAGACCGATGGATCGAAGCGCTGGGCATTCACCTACGAGCGCAATAAGCGCCGGCACGAGATGGGCCTTGGAGCCGTCGTGGATGTGCCGCTGGCAAAGGCGCGAGAAGAAGCGGCGGCGGCGCGGCAGCTTTGGATCGATGGTCTCGACCCGATCGAGCAGCGGCGAACCACCGGGCAGGCCGAGCCTGAGCGGAAGCCGGAGGCCGTGCCGGAAACCGTGAAGCAGAGTGGTTCTCCGCTATTCGGTCCCTTCGCAGAAGCCTATATCGACACCCAGGAAGAGGGATGGAAGAATCCCAAGCATCGCCAGCAGTGGCGCAACACGATCAAGACGCACGGGAAATCGTTGCTCACCATTCCGGTTGATGTGATCACCGTCGACGACGTGGTTGCAGTGCTACAACCGATCTGGCGCTCGACTCCCGAAACCGCGGGGCGTTTGCGTGGACGGATTGAGAACATCCTCGATGCGGCCAAGGCATCGAAGCACATCGCCGGCCCGTGGGAGAATCCCGCACGCTGGCGAGGCAATCTGATCCATCTATTGCACCGCCGCGGGAGGAAATCTCAGGTGCGCCATCATCCGGCGATACCGTTTGAAGATCTGCCCGACTTCATCCTTCGCCTGCGCCGTCGGCCGGCGCTCGTTGCACGTGCGCTTGAGTTCACCATTCTCTGCGCAACGCGTACCAATGAGACGTTGCGCATGACCTGGTCCGAGGTGAATTTGGACGATGCCGTATGGAATGTCGCCGCCGATCGCATGAAGATGGGCGTCGAACACCGCATCCCGCTGCCGGATCGCGTCGTCGAAATCCTTCGTGAGATCGCGAAGGGCACCAACTGCGATCCGGGCACGTTCGTGTTCGAAGGGCAAAAGATAGGAAAGCCGCTCTCCCAGATGTCGATGACGATGGTGCTTCGCCGGATAAAGCTTGGTCATTATACCGTGCATGGCATGCGTAGCGCGTTTCGCGACTATATGGGCGAAATGACAAACCACCCGGAATCGGTCGTGGAGCAGGCACTCGCCCATCAGATCGGGGACGAGACCACACGCGCCTACCGGCGAGGGGATGCGTTCCTAAAACGACGCGCGCTGATGAAGGATTGGGAAGGGTATCTCGATTCCAAAGCGGTGAAATCGAAACAGGCAAAAGGTCGGCGTAAACCAGATTCGGCGCGATTGGCCGCAAGCCGTAATCACCATGGCTTGGGAGAGGATCTGCGTAGGGAAATCGTGACAGCGAGTTAA
- a CDS encoding beta-ketoadipyl CoA thiolase (TIGRFAM: acetyl-CoA acetyltransferase; beta-ketoadipyl CoA thiolase~PFAM: Thiolase) — MAQAFICDAIRTPIGKLNGSLATVRADDLAALPIKALMDRNPDTDWSTLDDVILGCANQAGEDNRNVARMAVLLAGLPECVPGVTVNRLCSSGLNALGIASQAIRSGDADFMIAGGVESMTRAPYVLGKAGSAFGRDQKIEDTTLGWRFVNPAMQAAYGVDTMPQTGENVAQEWGVSREAQDRFALASQEKAARAQAGGRFAAEIIPVSVPQHRGDHVLFEADEHLRATSLDILAKLKPVTGPGGTVTAGNASGLNDGAAAMLVATEATAAAQGLVTRARVVGMAASGIAPRIMGAGPIEAARRVMARHSITTDALDVIELNEAFASQAIATLSSLGIDPLDPRVNPNGGAIALGHPLGMSGARIALSAVEELHRVQGRYALAFMCVGVGQGVAVLLERA; from the coding sequence ATGGCGCAAGCCTTCATCTGCGATGCTATTCGCACCCCGATCGGCAAGCTCAACGGATCGCTTGCAACCGTGCGCGCCGACGATCTTGCTGCGCTGCCGATCAAGGCGTTGATGGATCGCAACCCTGATACCGACTGGTCGACGCTGGACGATGTGATCCTGGGCTGCGCCAATCAGGCCGGTGAAGATAATCGCAATGTCGCGCGTATGGCCGTGCTGCTGGCAGGTTTGCCAGAGTGCGTTCCGGGCGTGACTGTAAACCGTCTGTGCAGCTCCGGGCTCAATGCGCTTGGTATCGCGTCACAGGCGATCCGTAGCGGAGACGCAGATTTCATGATCGCGGGCGGCGTGGAGAGCATGACGCGGGCGCCATATGTGCTGGGAAAGGCGGGCAGCGCCTTCGGTCGTGACCAGAAGATCGAGGATACGACGCTGGGCTGGCGGTTCGTCAATCCGGCGATGCAGGCAGCATACGGCGTAGATACCATGCCGCAGACCGGCGAAAATGTCGCGCAGGAGTGGGGTGTCAGCCGCGAAGCGCAGGACCGCTTCGCGCTCGCCAGTCAGGAGAAAGCGGCACGTGCACAGGCGGGCGGGCGCTTTGCCGCTGAGATCATTCCGGTATCGGTGCCGCAGCATAGGGGCGATCATGTGCTGTTCGAAGCCGACGAGCATCTGCGTGCAACCAGCCTTGATATTCTGGCAAAGCTGAAGCCTGTTACAGGTCCAGGCGGGACGGTAACGGCCGGTAATGCGTCGGGCCTTAATGACGGGGCCGCCGCGATGCTCGTGGCGACGGAAGCCACGGCAGCGGCGCAGGGACTGGTCACTCGGGCGCGCGTGGTCGGCATGGCCGCCAGCGGGATAGCGCCGCGGATCATGGGCGCTGGCCCGATCGAAGCGGCGCGGCGTGTGATGGCACGCCATAGTATCACGACGGACGCATTGGACGTGATCGAACTCAATGAAGCCTTTGCAAGCCAGGCCATAGCCACATTGTCGTCGCTGGGCATCGACCCCTTGGATCCGCGCGTCAACCCCAATGGCGGTGCCATCGCTCTTGGTCATCCGCTCGGCATGTCAGGAGCACGTATCGCGTTATCGGCTGTCGAAGAGTTGCATCGAGTTCAGGGGCGTTACGCCCTGGCGTTTATGTGCGTGGGCGTTGGTCAGGGTGTGGCTGTTTTACTGGAGCGCGCATGA
- a CDS encoding Acyl CoA:acetate/3-ketoacid CoA transferase beta subunit-like protein: protein MEVAANGDLANWTIPGKMVKGMGGAMDLVAGVKRVVVVMDHVSKNGDPKILSQCTLPLTGKAVVDLIITDLAVIAVDRAMGGLTLVELAPGVSEAEVMEKTGAPVAVLEAA from the coding sequence ATGGAGGTTGCCGCCAATGGCGATCTGGCCAACTGGACCATTCCGGGCAAAATGGTGAAGGGCATGGGTGGCGCAATGGATCTTGTTGCCGGCGTCAAGCGCGTGGTCGTGGTTATGGATCATGTATCGAAGAACGGCGATCCCAAGATTCTTTCCCAATGCACATTGCCGCTGACCGGCAAGGCAGTGGTCGATCTGATCATAACTGACCTTGCCGTTATTGCAGTCGATCGTGCCATGGGTGGGCTGACGCTCGTGGAACTCGCGCCCGGCGTGAGCGAGGCCGAAGTGATGGAAAAGACGGGGGCGCCTGTTGCTGTGCTTGAAGCCGCTTAA
- a CDS encoding N-acyl-L-homoserine lactone synthetase-like protein produces the protein MRSSHGGLSGRRWHLRAGSRYARRACAGGRDLPVLVERYEIDQFDDAHARYLILADADQSHLASARLLPSQRRHLLADLFADLCDVAPPAGPDIWEITRWRRGTSGTGHQHSLRRSAAARCVTQMSNICVGIEILSRMPRRLAAERSPSANL, from the coding sequence ATGCGTTCTTCACATGGCGGTCTGAGTGGACGGCGTTGGCATCTGCGCGCTGGATCTCGTTACGCGCGACGGGCGTGTGCAGGCGGGCGGGACCTGCCGGTCCTGGTCGAGCGCTACGAGATCGACCAGTTCGACGACGCGCATGCGCGCTACCTGATCCTCGCCGATGCCGACCAGAGCCACCTCGCTTCGGCACGGCTGTTGCCGTCGCAGCGGCGGCACCTGCTGGCCGACCTGTTCGCCGACCTGTGCGACGTGGCCCCGCCCGCCGGCCCCGACATCTGGGAGATCACACGCTGGCGCCGCGGCACCTCGGGAACAGGCCATCAACACTCCTTGCGCCGCTCCGCAGCGGCCAGGTGCGTTACGCAGATGTCCAATATATGTGTCGGAATCGAAATTCTAAGCCGCATGCCGCGACGCCTTGCCGCTGAGCGATCACCCTCAGCAAACCTATGA